The proteins below are encoded in one region of Acidobacteriota bacterium:
- a CDS encoding dimethylargininase: MPVAITRQVCAAIGECELTHLPRVRIDVDRARTQHLAYEQALAALGCHVVSLPPQAALPDSVFVEDAAIVLDEIAIVTRPGVQSRRSETMSVAEALAAYRRIWFVEAPGTLEGGDVLRLDNRLFIGLSGRSNQSGIMQLRAVVWPYGYTVTAVPVTGCLHLKSAVTQVADRTLLANPQWVDPSLFGQFTVIDVDPDEPYAANGLLVGGRLIYPSSFPRTRTRLEAHRITVVPVDVSELQKAEGAVTCCSLVFAGEP, from the coding sequence ATGCCCGTCGCGATCACCAGGCAGGTCTGCGCCGCGATCGGCGAGTGTGAGCTCACGCACTTGCCGCGCGTTCGCATTGACGTGGACCGCGCACGCACGCAGCATCTCGCGTACGAGCAGGCGCTGGCGGCGCTGGGCTGCCACGTGGTGTCGCTCCCGCCGCAGGCCGCCCTGCCGGATTCGGTCTTCGTGGAAGACGCCGCCATCGTGCTCGACGAGATTGCGATTGTCACCAGGCCGGGCGTCCAGTCGCGACGATCCGAGACGATGTCTGTCGCCGAAGCGCTCGCCGCCTACCGGCGAATCTGGTTTGTGGAAGCCCCGGGGACATTGGAGGGCGGCGACGTGCTGCGCCTGGACAACCGGCTGTTTATTGGCCTTTCGGGCCGCAGCAATCAGTCGGGCATCATGCAGTTACGCGCGGTCGTCTGGCCTTACGGCTATACGGTTACGGCCGTGCCGGTCACCGGGTGCCTGCACCTGAAGTCGGCCGTGACGCAGGTTGCGGATCGGACGCTGCTCGCCAATCCGCAGTGGGTCGACCCGTCGCTATTTGGCCAGTTCACGGTGATTGACGTCGATCCAGACGAACCGTACGCCGCCAACGGTCTGCTTGTCGGCGGCCGCCTGATCTACCCATCGTCATTCCCTCGCACACGGACCCGTCTCGAAGCACACCGAATCACTGTCGTGCCTGTCGACGTGTCGGAGCTGCAAAAGGCCGAGGGCGCGGTGACCTGCTGCAGCCTGGTCTTCGCAGGCGAACCATGA
- the acs gene encoding acetate--CoA ligase — MKNQSDVYPVKPHIAERAYIRSMEEYQRLYRLSLDNPDWFWGEQAKALTWFHPWQSVLDSDYEEVDFSWYSGGRLNASFNCIDRHLPELGDHTAIIWVKDEPGVYQHISYRELKHNVCRVANVLLSHGVRKGDRVCVYLTMMPDLVYTMLACARIGAVHSVVFGGFSADSLRDRIIDAKCKIVVTANEGLRGGKKVPLKKTVDRAIEGMSLVETVLVARRTDSDVEMRAGRDHWLDEECHKQRSTCTNAWMGAEDPLFVLYTSGSTGKPKGLMHTTGGYLVYAAFTHRLIFDYHPGDIYFCAADIGWVTGHSYIVYGPLANGATTVMFESTPLYPDPGRYWRVVDDLGVNVLYTAPTALRALAQAGDSWVKKYKRESLRILGTVGEPINPEVWRWYHDVCGDKRCTIVDTWWQTETGGVLITPLPGVTPTKPGSATLPFFGIKPVVMDLTTSKPLEGNGVSGALCLASPWPGQARTVWGDHQRFRETYFSTYPGYYFTGDGVKRDEDGYYWITGRIDDVLNVSGHRIGTAEIESALVAHEAVAEAAVVGYPHDIKGTGIYCYVLLNSGYQNGDPEQLVGALKQQVRNAIGAFAAPDVIHIASGLPKTRSGKIMRRILRKIASSEYEGLGDTSTLAEPDVVQRLIDEHKKAHA; from the coding sequence ATGAAGAACCAGAGTGACGTCTACCCCGTTAAACCTCATATCGCTGAGCGTGCCTACATCCGCAGTATGGAGGAGTACCAGCGGCTCTATCGCCTGTCGCTCGACAACCCGGACTGGTTCTGGGGCGAGCAGGCGAAGGCCCTCACCTGGTTCCATCCCTGGCAATCCGTGCTCGACTCGGACTACGAGGAGGTCGATTTCTCGTGGTATTCGGGTGGCCGCCTGAACGCGTCGTTCAACTGCATTGATCGTCATCTGCCGGAGCTTGGCGACCACACGGCCATCATCTGGGTCAAAGACGAACCCGGCGTGTACCAGCACATCAGCTACCGCGAGCTGAAGCACAACGTCTGCCGCGTGGCCAACGTGCTGCTCAGCCACGGTGTCCGGAAGGGCGATCGGGTGTGCGTGTACCTGACGATGATGCCGGATCTCGTGTATACGATGCTCGCCTGCGCGCGCATCGGTGCCGTGCACTCGGTGGTATTCGGTGGCTTCTCGGCCGACTCGCTTCGCGACCGCATCATCGACGCGAAGTGCAAGATCGTCGTCACGGCCAACGAGGGTCTGCGCGGCGGCAAGAAGGTCCCACTCAAGAAGACTGTGGACAGGGCCATCGAGGGCATGTCGCTCGTCGAAACCGTGCTCGTGGCGCGGCGAACCGACAGCGACGTGGAGATGCGGGCCGGTCGCGACCACTGGCTGGACGAGGAGTGTCATAAGCAGCGATCCACCTGTACCAATGCGTGGATGGGAGCCGAGGACCCGCTCTTCGTGCTCTACACGTCGGGCAGCACCGGAAAGCCCAAGGGACTGATGCACACGACGGGCGGCTACCTGGTGTACGCCGCTTTCACGCACCGGCTGATCTTCGACTATCACCCGGGGGACATCTATTTCTGCGCTGCCGACATCGGGTGGGTCACCGGGCACAGCTACATCGTGTACGGGCCGCTCGCCAACGGCGCGACGACGGTAATGTTCGAGTCGACGCCGCTGTACCCCGATCCGGGCCGCTACTGGCGGGTGGTGGACGACCTCGGCGTCAACGTGCTCTACACGGCGCCGACGGCTCTGCGCGCGCTCGCGCAGGCGGGCGACAGCTGGGTCAAGAAGTACAAGCGCGAATCGCTCCGCATCCTCGGCACGGTCGGCGAGCCGATCAATCCCGAGGTATGGCGCTGGTACCACGACGTGTGCGGCGACAAGCGCTGCACGATTGTGGATACGTGGTGGCAGACCGAGACCGGGGGCGTACTGATTACGCCGCTGCCGGGCGTTACGCCCACCAAGCCCGGGTCGGCCACGCTGCCGTTCTTCGGCATCAAACCCGTGGTCATGGACCTGACCACGTCGAAGCCGCTTGAGGGCAATGGCGTGTCGGGCGCGCTGTGCTTGGCGTCGCCGTGGCCGGGCCAGGCGCGGACGGTGTGGGGCGATCACCAGCGCTTTCGCGAGACCTACTTCAGCACATACCCCGGGTACTACTTTACGGGTGACGGCGTGAAGCGGGACGAAGATGGCTACTACTGGATCACCGGCCGTATCGATGACGTGCTGAATGTCTCCGGCCATCGGATTGGCACGGCCGAAATCGAGAGCGCGCTGGTGGCGCACGAAGCGGTGGCGGAAGCAGCGGTCGTCGGCTATCCGCACGACATCAAGGGCACGGGCATCTACTGCTACGTGCTGCTCAACAGCGGGTATCAGAACGGCGACCCGGAGCAACTGGTCGGCGCGCTGAAGCAGCAGGTGCGCAACGCGATCGGCGCGTTTGCCGCACCCGACGTCATCCACATCGCCTCGGGCCTGCCCAAGACGCGGAGCGGCAAGATCATGCGCCGCATCCTCCGGAAGATCGCCTCGTCGGAGTACGAGGGCCTGGGCGATACCTCGACGCTGGCCGAACCGGACGTGGTCCAGCGGCTCATCGACGAGCACAAGAAGGCACACGCGTAG
- a CDS encoding sodium/solute symporter (Members of the Solute:Sodium Symporter (SSS), TC 2.A.21 as described in tcdb.org, catalyze solute:Na+ symport. Known solutes for members of the family include sugars, amino acids, nucleosides, inositols, vitamins, urea or anions, depending on the system.), translated as MQTTLGTPTTEAIAFFLVIIVITLAITYWAARRTRSTKEFDAADHSVSALQNGLALSGDYMSAASFLGIAGMVALKGYDGMIYATGWLVGWPALMFLVAEPLRNLGKYTFADVVAFRLRQTPVRIASAIGGVLTVLFYTSAQMVGSGNLITLMFGISYESALIIVGAIMLAYVLFGGMIATTWVQIIKAVLLLGGVTILTVMVLAQFSFNPGHLYSAVVSKYGQAALEPGGQVSNAWDVVSLGIALMLGLLGLPHILMRFYTVPDAKTARTSVLYATGFIGYFYIIIPIVGFGAAALVGRELITRIDTGGNMAAPLLAESLAGTPFLGFIAAVAFATILAVVAGLTLAGASALSHDIYAHVLKKGKATEREQERVARWSTVFFGIVAVLLGVVFKGQNVAYMVGLAFAIACSANFPALLLSIVWRKFTTAGAVASILTGSILTVLLIILSPTIQVDVLKNTTAYFPLRNPAIVSMSVSFIVAILVSLMTKEDSAETAFDDQKLRTYLGIGAE; from the coding sequence ATGCAAACGACCCTCGGCACCCCCACAACGGAGGCCATTGCGTTCTTCCTGGTCATCATCGTCATCACCCTGGCGATCACCTACTGGGCGGCAAGACGAACGCGTTCCACCAAGGAGTTCGATGCGGCCGACCATAGCGTGAGCGCGCTGCAGAACGGCCTGGCGCTGTCGGGCGACTACATGAGCGCCGCGTCGTTTCTCGGCATTGCGGGCATGGTGGCTCTCAAAGGCTATGACGGCATGATTTACGCCACCGGCTGGCTGGTCGGCTGGCCCGCGCTGATGTTCCTGGTCGCGGAACCGCTGCGCAATCTCGGCAAGTACACCTTTGCCGACGTCGTGGCCTTCCGGCTTCGGCAGACGCCGGTCCGCATTGCGTCCGCCATTGGCGGCGTGCTGACGGTGCTCTTCTACACGAGTGCTCAGATGGTCGGGTCTGGCAACCTGATCACGCTGATGTTCGGCATCTCGTACGAGTCGGCCCTGATCATCGTCGGTGCCATCATGCTGGCGTACGTGCTGTTTGGTGGGATGATCGCGACCACGTGGGTCCAGATCATCAAGGCCGTGCTGCTGCTCGGCGGTGTCACGATCCTTACCGTGATGGTTCTAGCCCAGTTCAGTTTCAACCCCGGCCACCTCTACTCCGCGGTGGTGTCCAAGTACGGACAGGCTGCTCTCGAACCGGGGGGGCAGGTGTCGAACGCGTGGGATGTGGTCTCGCTGGGGATCGCTCTGATGCTTGGCCTGCTGGGTCTGCCGCACATCCTGATGCGGTTCTACACCGTGCCTGATGCGAAGACCGCGCGCACGTCAGTGCTGTACGCGACCGGGTTCATCGGCTACTTCTACATCATCATCCCGATTGTCGGCTTCGGCGCGGCGGCGCTGGTCGGCCGGGAACTGATCACCAGGATCGACACGGGCGGGAACATGGCCGCGCCGCTGCTGGCGGAGAGCCTGGCCGGCACGCCGTTCCTGGGTTTCATTGCCGCGGTGGCCTTCGCGACGATCCTCGCGGTCGTGGCCGGCCTCACACTGGCCGGCGCGTCGGCGCTCTCGCACGACATCTACGCGCACGTCCTCAAGAAGGGCAAGGCGACCGAGCGCGAGCAGGAGCGGGTGGCGCGCTGGTCCACGGTGTTCTTCGGCATCGTCGCCGTGCTGCTGGGCGTGGTCTTCAAGGGGCAGAACGTCGCGTACATGGTCGGCCTCGCCTTTGCGATTGCCTGCAGCGCAAACTTCCCGGCACTGCTGCTGTCGATTGTCTGGCGCAAGTTCACGACGGCCGGCGCGGTGGCGTCGATCCTTACCGGGTCGATTCTCACCGTGCTGCTCATCATCCTGAGCCCGACGATCCAGGTCGACGTGCTCAAGAACACGACGGCGTACTTCCCGCTCCGGAATCCGGCGATCGTCTCGATGAGCGTCTCGTTCATCGTGGCAATTCTGGTGTCGCTGATGACGAAGGAAGATAGCGCCGAGACGGCCTTCGACGACCAGAAACTGCGAACGTACCTCGGTATTGGCGCGGAGTAG
- a CDS encoding DUF485 domain-containing protein: protein MKQAARQMLDSPEFKRMVAKRWTFSVILTIALFVIYYGYIVLIAVDKPLMAQKIGEVTTLGIPLGVAVIVLSWVLTAVYVAWANSVHDPEVRDLKSKVQ from the coding sequence ATGAAACAGGCCGCCCGCCAGATGTTGGACTCGCCAGAGTTCAAGCGCATGGTGGCAAAGCGATGGACCTTCTCGGTCATCCTCACCATTGCGCTGTTCGTGATCTACTACGGCTACATCGTGCTCATCGCGGTGGACAAACCGTTGATGGCGCAGAAGATTGGCGAGGTGACGACGCTCGGGATCCCGCTCGGGGTGGCGGTCATCGTGCTGTCGTGGGTGTTGACCGCCGTCTACGTGGCGTGGGCCAACAGTGTGCACGACCCGGAAGTTCGCGACCTGAAGAGCAAGGTCCAGTAG
- a CDS encoding zinc-dependent metalloprotease: MPGPRVLSVAAAFLLVGLAVSASAQPPAARRGDAGPLPTIEEKTANMKKLDGYFPLYWDDRTGQLWLEISRFNTEVLHNVGYASGLGSNDIGIDRGALAGNRIVFFERVGPKVLMVQPNNKFRALTINQLEVKDVRDAFARSVLWGFTAAAESSGGRVLVDATDFLVRDATNMGARLRPGSYRLDSTRSTISMPATQNFPKNTEIEVELTFTLQPGAGGGGGFGGGGGRGGGAGGEFLEGVGAVASTGEAASIRVHHSLVELPDGNYKPRVWDVRSSFGELAFEDYAAPLGQSMTVRYLRRHRLQKVDPKARISDPVKPIIYYVDSGAPEPIRTALLEGGRWWNQAFEAAGYRYAFRVELLPDGANPLDIRYNVINWVHRSTRGWSTGGSVTDPRTGEIIKGVVELGSLRDRQDYLIAEGLLAPYKTGTEQAPELRDWAIARIRQLSAHEIGHTLGLDHNYYDSDMGRISVMDYPFPLVTLKTDGTLDYSKVYAVGMGEWDKVAITYGYQDFPAGTDEPKALAAILDEAWKKDLRFLTNQDLGAHPRVDQWSNGTDSAAELNRLMDIRRVALKNFGENAIKKGEPLALMEEALLPVYLHHRYQVEAAAHTLGGQHYIYAMRGDGREPFTWASGPEQRAVLRALLATLKPSELALPESVVKRLPPRPSGYRMHRELFPRYTGMTFDVISPAAVAAYHTISNILDDQRAARIVEQHAVDPTLPGLDEVINEVLTATFGATPATAYEAEVARAVQRVVVDELMGLAASAEMPQVRAIATLKLSRKFNELAKLTPSDDGEAAHVALLGLDIKRFLDNPESYKRPAPPVVPPGAPIGDTPYDWIRR, from the coding sequence ATGCCCGGTCCACGGGTTCTGTCCGTTGCCGCCGCTTTTCTGCTGGTCGGTCTGGCCGTCAGCGCGTCCGCCCAACCGCCTGCCGCCCGCCGCGGTGATGCGGGGCCGTTGCCAACGATTGAAGAGAAGACCGCCAACATGAAGAAGCTGGACGGGTACTTCCCGCTGTACTGGGACGACAGAACGGGCCAGCTCTGGCTCGAGATCTCGCGGTTCAACACCGAAGTGCTGCACAACGTCGGTTATGCGTCCGGGCTGGGATCAAACGACATCGGCATCGACCGCGGGGCGCTGGCCGGCAACCGGATCGTGTTCTTCGAGCGCGTGGGCCCGAAGGTGCTGATGGTCCAGCCGAACAACAAGTTCAGGGCCCTGACGATCAACCAGCTCGAGGTCAAGGACGTGCGCGATGCGTTCGCGCGGTCGGTGCTGTGGGGCTTCACCGCCGCCGCCGAATCGTCTGGCGGCCGTGTGCTGGTTGATGCCACCGACTTTCTCGTGCGCGACGCGACAAACATGGGCGCGCGACTGCGGCCAGGCAGCTATCGCCTCGATTCGACGCGCAGCACGATCTCGATGCCGGCGACACAGAACTTCCCGAAGAACACTGAGATTGAAGTCGAGCTGACTTTCACACTCCAGCCTGGCGCCGGGGGTGGAGGAGGATTTGGCGGCGGTGGTGGCAGGGGCGGCGGCGCTGGCGGTGAGTTCCTTGAGGGCGTGGGCGCCGTGGCGTCGACCGGCGAGGCGGCGAGCATCCGCGTTCATCATTCGCTGGTCGAGTTGCCCGACGGCAACTACAAGCCGCGCGTGTGGGACGTGCGGTCGAGTTTCGGCGAGCTTGCCTTCGAGGACTACGCGGCGCCGCTCGGCCAATCGATGACGGTTCGTTATCTGCGACGCCACCGCCTCCAGAAGGTGGATCCGAAAGCCAGGATCAGCGACCCGGTGAAGCCCATCATCTACTACGTCGATTCGGGCGCGCCCGAGCCGATTCGGACGGCGCTCCTCGAGGGCGGGCGCTGGTGGAATCAGGCATTCGAAGCTGCTGGCTACCGCTACGCTTTTCGGGTTGAGTTGCTGCCCGACGGCGCCAATCCGCTCGACATCCGCTACAACGTGATCAACTGGGTGCACCGATCGACGCGAGGCTGGAGCACGGGCGGATCGGTCACCGATCCGCGCACCGGCGAAATCATCAAGGGCGTGGTCGAACTGGGATCACTGCGCGATCGCCAGGATTACCTGATTGCCGAAGGTCTGCTCGCACCCTACAAGACGGGCACCGAACAGGCGCCGGAGCTTCGCGACTGGGCCATTGCCCGCATCCGGCAACTCTCCGCGCACGAGATCGGCCACACGCTCGGCCTCGACCACAACTACTACGACAGCGACATGGGCCGGATCTCGGTCATGGACTATCCGTTTCCGCTCGTGACGCTCAAGACGGACGGCACCCTCGACTACTCGAAGGTCTACGCCGTCGGGATGGGCGAGTGGGACAAGGTGGCTATCACGTATGGTTACCAGGACTTCCCCGCTGGCACGGACGAACCAAAGGCGCTTGCCGCCATCCTGGACGAGGCGTGGAAGAAGGATCTGCGGTTTCTGACGAACCAGGACCTGGGCGCGCATCCGAGGGTTGATCAGTGGTCGAACGGCACGGACTCGGCGGCCGAGTTGAACCGGCTGATGGACATCCGCCGCGTGGCGCTCAAGAACTTCGGCGAGAACGCCATCAAGAAGGGTGAGCCGCTGGCGCTGATGGAAGAAGCGCTGCTGCCGGTGTATCTGCATCACCGCTATCAGGTGGAGGCCGCGGCCCATACGCTGGGGGGCCAGCACTACATCTACGCCATGCGGGGCGACGGACGCGAACCGTTCACGTGGGCGTCGGGCCCCGAACAGCGAGCCGTGCTGAGGGCGCTGCTGGCCACGCTGAAGCCGTCGGAGCTGGCGCTGCCGGAATCCGTCGTGAAGCGGTTGCCGCCTCGGCCGTCCGGCTATCGCATGCACCGCGAGCTGTTCCCACGCTACACCGGCATGACGTTCGACGTCATCTCTCCGGCCGCTGTCGCCGCCTACCACACGATATCGAACATCCTCGACGACCAGCGCGCCGCGCGCATCGTCGAGCAGCACGCCGTCGATCCGACGCTGCCCGGGCTTGACGAAGTCATCAACGAGGTCCTCACGGCCACGTTCGGAGCCACGCCGGCGACGGCGTACGAAGCTGAGGTCGCGCGGGCCGTTCAGCGCGTGGTGGTGGACGAGTTGATGGGACTCGCGGCAAGCGCGGAAATGCCCCAGGTTCGCGCGATAGCCACCCTGAAGCTGTCGCGAAAGTTCAACGAACTGGCGAAGCTCACGCCATCGGATGATGGCGAGGCCGCGCACGTGGCGCTGCTCGGTCTGGACATCAAGCGATTCCTGGACAATCCGGAGAGCTACAAGCGGCCCGCGCCGCCAGTCGTGCCGCCCGGCGCACCCATCGGGGACACGCCGTACGATTGGATCCGCAGGTAG